The DNA region aacattaaattggtgatttaaagttaaaattgtaaattaaataaaaactggatgccatgtggaaaaaacttataaaatgatgaattaaacgaaatttaacaagaacttaacgAAAAATACCACGGCAATTAATTTGTGCATAAACTGAAAGCTAACGTGTGAAATTTCCCTATTAATAATCATCAATTCAGGTCAGAGTCTCGTACCCGTATTACTCCAATGGAGATAGTGTTCATTCCAAGCCCAGGAATGGGTCATCTTATCTCAACTGTAAACATGGCTAAACTCATCCTTCAAGGCGATCATCGCTTttccatcttcatcatcataatcaaCTCCCCTATGTCATTTTCGACCGTCAATTCCTTCATTGATTCCCAAAAACGTGATAATCAATACCCAACTCGTCTCATCTTCCACACTTTGCCCCCTCTTTTAAATCCTCCTGAACCGTCTTCTCCAACCTTCTTTCAGACCTTCCGAGACCTCCAAAAGCCCCTCGTTAAGCAGGCTATCGAGGAAAGGATTCAAGAAGGTTCACCCAAGCTTTCTGGGTTCATCCTCGATATGTTTTGTACAGACATGATTGACATTGCAGATCAATTTCAAGTCCCCTCGTATGTGTTCTTCACATCCGGAGCTAACCTTTTGAATGTCCTGTTTCATTTTCAATCATTAGCTGATGATGAAGGGGTTGATCTTTCAGCTGAGTTTGATGACCCGAATACCGAGTTTGCCATTTCCGGGTTTGTGAACCCGCTCAAAGAGAAGTACTTGCCTGCTGTATTGGTCGATAAAGAACTTGGGTCCGCTATGTTGATCAAACACGCAAAAGGTTTGAGAAAATCTAAGGGTATTTTGATTAATACATTTGTAGAGCTAGAAACAATTGGTACAGATGCTTTGTTTGATCTTGTAGCTAAGGGTAGTATCCCTCCTGTTTATCCAGTGGGTCCCATTTTAGAGCTCGGGAAAAACAGTACAAGTGGGTCCCACCAAGATTATATGTCAATAATGAAGTGGCTTGATGATCAGCCCTGTTCTTCAGTGGTGTTCCTCTGTTTTGGAAGTATGGGAAGCTTTGATGCCGATCAAGTAAAAGAGATAGCTAATGGTTTAGAGAAATCCGGGTATCGATTTTTATGGTCTCTTCGGAAACCACCTCCGGAGGGTAAATTTGCAAAGCCAAGTGAGGACGGTACGTTTGAAGATGCCTTACCTGAAGGCTTTATGGACCGTACGGCTGAAAGAGGAAAAATTATAGGGTGGGCCCCACAAGTGTCGATATTAGAGCATTTTGCTATTGGCGGGTTTGTGTCGCATTGTGGATGGAATTCGACGTTAGAAAGTATGTGGTTTGGTGTTCCTATGGCAACGTGGCCACTTTACGCTGAGCAACAATTGAATGCATTTTCGCTTGTTAAGGAGCTTGGCTTAGCAGTCGAGATTAGGATGGATTATCGACGTGATTTTAGATCAAATAAAGCCAATTTTCAGGTGACTGCTGAGGAGATTGAGTATGGTGTTAGAAAATTAATGTGTATGGATGATGGAGCTAGGAATAGAGCGAGTGAAATTCGAAGAAAGAGTAGAAAAGCTTTAGAAGATGGTGGATCTTCTCACAAAAGTTTACGGAGATTTATTGAGCATGTTTTGAGTAATGTTGGCTAGAGACTAAAATATGACTATCATTAAGTGGACGGCATTTTTGTTTTAGTGCTCctctaataataaatatatatgatgCTATTGCTGTGCTTGCTTGTTTTACTAATAtgattaatgttaattttaagaATCATATATTTCATTTTAGTTAGAACAAATAATGCTGAGTTCGTTTAGAGACTTAATTTGAAGAGTATATGCTGctcagaaaaaaatattaatttattgttaaatATGCAAGTTATTAGAGATaaactagtatatatatatatatttgtgcaATGTAcgaatgaatatatatatatatatatatatatatatatatatatatatatatatatatatatatatatatatatatatatatatatatatatatataaacatacatacatatatacatatatatacatatacatatatatacatacatttatatatatatatatatatatatatatatatatatatatatatatatatatatattatatatatatatatatgtatatatatataatatatatatatatatatatatatatatatataatatatatatatatatatatatatatatatatatatatatatataaaaggaatAATGCAAGTACGTATTACTATGATCAAATTTATCGAGAGTATGacttttttaaaactaaaattatatactgaattttttaaaaatatatttattgaatGCACTATTTTTcattcacataaatatattaatttctaAGTTAGGTatataaaattgttataataaattattaaacacTTTACCTAATTTACCTCCACATAGAAAAAAgattctaaattaataaaatattgttaTGCAATCAAGTATGATCCAATaatattatttcatttttcaaGACTGCTTAAGAataacatttgtcatttttcaatatttttattagtatatacGATATGATGATATAATAATACTTTATatcaatatataatattattcaaaattaattccttACATgcgtataaaatatatttttgaaacaaTTATCTCTTTAAGATTCTAATTTGGatataaagaattaatgtattgatattttttaaatacttaCCTATAGGGGTATAAGTAATTTGGTGAAAAGCCGAACACCGAACCAAACCAAATCGAATAAGTAATTtggtttgactatattttaaatttggtttggtttggactgactt from Amaranthus tricolor cultivar Red isolate AtriRed21 chromosome 3, ASM2621246v1, whole genome shotgun sequence includes:
- the LOC130807779 gene encoding anthocyanidin 3-O-glucosyltransferase 2-like gives rise to the protein MEIVFIPSPGMGHLISTVNMAKLILQGDHRFSIFIIIINSPMSFSTVNSFIDSQKRDNQYPTRLIFHTLPPLLNPPEPSSPTFFQTFRDLQKPLVKQAIEERIQEGSPKLSGFILDMFCTDMIDIADQFQVPSYVFFTSGANLLNVLFHFQSLADDEGVDLSAEFDDPNTEFAISGFVNPLKEKYLPAVLVDKELGSAMLIKHAKGLRKSKGILINTFVELETIGTDALFDLVAKGSIPPVYPVGPILELGKNSTSGSHQDYMSIMKWLDDQPCSSVVFLCFGSMGSFDADQVKEIANGLEKSGYRFLWSLRKPPPEGKFAKPSEDGTFEDALPEGFMDRTAERGKIIGWAPQVSILEHFAIGGFVSHCGWNSTLESMWFGVPMATWPLYAEQQLNAFSLVKELGLAVEIRMDYRRDFRSNKANFQVTAEEIEYGVRKLMCMDDGARNRASEIRRKSRKALEDGGSSHKSLRRFIEHVLSNVG